The proteins below come from a single Pleuronectes platessa chromosome 1, fPlePla1.1, whole genome shotgun sequence genomic window:
- the LOC128439624 gene encoding LOW QUALITY PROTEIN: UDP-glucuronosyltransferase 2A2-like (The sequence of the model RefSeq protein was modified relative to this genomic sequence to represent the inferred CDS: inserted 2 bases in 1 codon): MYYFEKVILRHKGDRPATLGNNTLLVDWMPXLLGHPKIKLFVAHGGTNGVQEAIYHGVPVVGLPVFFDQKDNLLRLKERGGAKILTLATVDKDNNFLEAIQEVLTEPSYRLNMQRLSRLHRDQPMKPLETALFWIEFVMRHKGAAHLRTESHRLPWYSYHSVDVVLSFLAAVAWSKSGLNLEEHDGLKLFNPLVQIPTYE, encoded by the exons ATGTATTACTTCGAG aaaGTCATCTTGAGGCATAAAGGTGACCGACCGGCCACTCTGGGCAACAACACTTTACTCGTCGACTGGATGCC CCTCCTGGGACATCCAAAGATTAAACTATTTGTTGCTCACGGGGGAACCAACGGAGTTCAAGAGGCTATTTATCATGGAGTCCCAGTTGTGGGTCTACCTGTGTTCTTTGACCAGAAAGACAACCTGCTCCgtctgaaagagagaggaggagctaaGATTCTTACATTAGCCACAGTGGacaaagacaacaacttccTAGAAGCAATACAGGAAGTCTTGACTGAGCCCTCCTACAGGCTGAACATGCAGAGACTCTCCAGGCTGCACAGAGATCAGCCAATGAAACCACTGGAGACTGCCCTCTTCTGGATAGAGTTTGTCATGAGACACAAAGGTGCAGCTCACCTGAGAACGGAGTCCCACAGACTGCCCTGGTACTCCTACCACTCTGTAGATGTAGTTCTGTCTTTCCTGGCTGCTGTTGCA tggagtaaaagtggtTTGAACCTTGAAGAGCACGATGGTCTCAAGCTGTTCAATCCGCTGGTACAG ATTCCGACCTATGAGTAG
- the LOC128439641 gene encoding LOW QUALITY PROTEIN: UDP-glucuronosyltransferase 2A1-like (The sequence of the model RefSeq protein was modified relative to this genomic sequence to represent the inferred CDS: deleted 1 base in 1 codon; substituted 1 base at 1 genomic stop codon): protein MVVKPLALQDLTRFETPDGFLINSQYQAVCDKFFGPEVRYSDLLQGADLXLMRVDFVFELPRPTMPNVVYIGGFQCKPAEPLPEHLKVFVQSSGEHGVIIMSLGTFVSELPADMTNKMAAGFAKLPQKVIWRHKGDRPATLGNNTLLVDWMPQNDLLGHPKIKLFVAHGGTNGVQEAIYHGVPVVGLPVFFDQKDNLLRLKERGGAKILTLATVDKDNNFREAIQEVLTEPSYRLNMQRLSRLHRDRPMKPLDTALFWIEFVIGHKGAAHLRTESHRLPWYSYHSVDVVLSFLAAVAVITLLPLVFVRYLRLEKRKKKKKQ from the exons ATGGTTGTAAAACCTTTGGCCCTGCAAGATCTAACACGGTTTGAAACACCAG ATGGATTTTTAATTAACTCTCAATATCAAGCAGTTTGTGACAAGTTCTTTGGTCCAGAAGTCAGATACAGTGACTTACTACAAGGAGCCGACCTTTGACTGATGAGAGTGGACTTTGTGTTTGAGCTTCCACGACCAACTATGCCTAATGTTGTTTATATAGGAGGGTTTCAGTGTAAACCTGCTGAACCACTTCCTGAACACCTTAAGGTGTTTGTACAGAGCTCTGGAGAACATGGAGTCATCATCATGTCTCTGGGGACGTTTGTGAGTGAACTTCCTGCTGACATGACCAATAAGATGGCTGCAGGTTTTGCTAAATTACCTCAGAAAGTCATCTGGAGGCATAAAG GTGACCGACCGGCCACTCTGGGCAACAACACTTTACTCGTTGACTGGATGCCACAGAATGACCTCCTGGGACATCCAAAGATTAAACTATTTGTTGCTCACGGGGGAACAAATGGAGTTCAAGAGGCTATTTATCATGGAGTCCCAGTTGTGGGTCTACCTGTGTTCTTTGACCAGAAAGACAACCTGCTCCgtctgaaagagagaggaggagctaaGATTCTTACATTAGCCACAGTGGacaaagacaacaacttccGAGAAGCAATACAGGAAGTCTTGACTGAGCCCTCCTACAGGCTGAACATGCAGAGACTCTCCAGGCTGCACAGAGAT AGGCCAATGAAACCACTGGACACTGCCCTCTTCTGGATAGAGTTTGTCATAGGACACAAAGGTGCAGCTCACCTGAGAACGGAGTCCCACAGACTGCCCTGGTACTCCTACCACTCTGTAGATGTAGTTCTGTCTTTCCTGGCTGCTGTTGCAGTGAttactcttcttcctcttgtatTTGTCAGATATTTACGacttgagaaaagaaaaaagaagaaaaagcaataa